From Sulfolobales archaeon, one genomic window encodes:
- a CDS encoding zinc metalloprotease HtpX, whose protein sequence is MHIYIGEIRVFFFFDPIALALMVLGYIVMFMLASTIAPKVAGRLSGAFSLYTSMALTLILIILVFTGTLFGIVYAIQLWRGAPLNLNDPGIVTGFILPIMIFVIIANLFTYILSPIMINLFYGATPDPRLQEIVNRVASRLGVKPPKAVRVRGPPNAFAYGNIFLGRYVAVTEGMLELVDERELEAVVGHEIGHHKHRDNAIMLFLGILPSVIYYLGVSLVHLGLWGGGNNRRNGSSPIILVLVGIAAVIVSFVLQILILAFSRLREYYADLEGAKAAGRSAMQAALAKIHIFYRRNPEIHQSVGESKLRALFIYALTDAVAEPFYRVTRADIERIMRSGYSPIEEILATHPPIPKRLRFLENLTWIPP, encoded by the coding sequence ATGCATATTTATATAGGTGAGATAAGGGTGTTCTTCTTCTTCGACCCGATAGCGCTGGCACTGATGGTTCTAGGATATATAGTGATGTTTATGCTAGCATCAACCATAGCTCCTAAGGTTGCTGGTAGGCTATCAGGAGCCTTCTCCCTATATACCTCCATGGCCCTCACATTGATCCTGATTATCCTGGTGTTCACCGGAACCCTCTTCGGCATAGTATATGCTATCCAGCTATGGAGGGGTGCTCCGCTAAACCTCAACGACCCAGGGATTGTTACTGGTTTTATACTGCCTATAATGATCTTCGTGATAATAGCGAATCTATTCACATATATACTCTCACCGATAATGATAAACCTATTCTACGGAGCAACACCAGATCCAAGGCTCCAGGAGATAGTGAATAGAGTTGCCTCAAGACTAGGTGTGAAGCCCCCTAAGGCTGTAAGGGTTAGAGGGCCTCCAAATGCATTTGCATATGGAAACATATTCCTTGGGAGATATGTAGCAGTTACGGAGGGGATGCTAGAGCTTGTAGATGAGAGAGAGCTAGAAGCCGTTGTAGGGCATGAGATAGGGCATCACAAGCATAGGGATAACGCTATAATGCTCTTCCTAGGTATACTCCCATCAGTGATATACTATCTAGGTGTGAGCCTAGTACATCTAGGCCTATGGGGAGGCGGTAATAATAGGAGAAACGGTTCCAGCCCAATCATATTAGTGTTAGTAGGCATAGCAGCTGTTATAGTATCATTCGTGCTACAGATATTGATACTAGCGTTTAGCAGGCTTAGAGAGTACTACGCAGATCTCGAGGGGGCTAAGGCGGCTGGGAGGAGCGCTATGCAGGCTGCGCTGGCAAAGATACATATATTCTATAGGAGAAACCCAGAGATCCACCAGAGTGTTGGGGAGAGCAAGTTGAGAGCACTATTCATATACGCACTAACAGATGCTGTGGCAGAGCCCTTCTATAGAGTAACTAGAGCTGATATAGAGAGGATCATGAGATCTGGGTATTCACCGATAGAGGAGATCCTGGCGACACACCCACCAATACCTAAGAGACTTAGATTCCTCGAGAACCTAACATGGATACCGCCATAG